DNA from Coriobacteriaceae bacterium:
CGCCGGGGATGGCAAGCATGGTATCGATCGTCTCACCCTGGCCAAAATCGAGCGTAAAGACCGGACGGCCCTCGTCATCAACACGAATGTCGCGGGCACGGACCTCATCATCGTCCGAGACGCCGGCCAGCATCACGTCGATACCAGCAGGCTGGGCGAACGTATCGCGAATGAACGGCGTAAAGTCGTCCTCGCCGCCCAAAACCAGCAGCGGCAAGAAGTCGCCAGCGGCGCACATACCCTGGACAATCTCGGCCTTAGCGCGGGCGATGTTCTCGCGGCTACCCAAAATGCCGATATGAGAGGTACCAATCTTGCTCACGACGGCAAGGTTGGGATTGGCGGACTGGGACAGGCGCTCGATCTCGTGGAAATGGTTCATGCCCATCTCGAGCACCAGGACCTCGGTATCGGCCGGAGCGGAAAGCACCGTGAGCGGCATGCCGATCAGGTTATTGAAATTGCCCTTGGTGGCCCAGACACGATAGCGCTTGGCGAGCACGGCGGCGAGCACGTCCTTGGTCGTCGTCTTGCCGATGGAACCGGTAATACCAACGACCAGGCAGCCGAGCTCCAGACGGTACGTGTGCGCCAAACGCAGCAGAAAGTCCTCGGGATCATCGGTCAGCAGGATGGCACAGCCCTTGTCCTGCGCCAGCGAGACCAGCTCAGCCTCGGGCTCACGCGTCATTACGACGGCGCCGGCACCCGACTGGACGGCACGGGAAGCAAAATCATTGCCGTCGACGTTTTCACCGGGAAAGGCGACGAAAATCGTCCCTTCCTCGACCTGGCGCGAGTCGATAACGCACCCGCGGCATACCCGATCGGCTTCTCCCGTCACGGTTCGGGCCCCTGTTGCGGCCGCGAGGTTGTTGACGGCGATCTCTATCATTGCAGCTCCCCTGTAAACCTAATAATGCTATCGGCGTATTGTATCCCAGCGCCGCGCATGCGTGGTGCAGGGCATGTGAACACCCCTCATATGGGACAACAAACCACGCCCCAAAGATTGTAACCCCCTACTTCGTGTGCGGGATACCCAGCACGTCGAGCGCGTTGGCCATAATGGACTGGAACGGCACCGCAGCGGCATCTGAGCCGCTCGGCGTTCCGTCGAGCGTGATATAGCACAGCACCTTGGGCGATTGTGCCGGTGCAAAGCCCATAAAGGACGACATGTAGTTCTCCTTGAGGTAGCCGCCGTTCTCGTCGGCACGTTCGGCCGTACCGGTCTTACCCGCCACGTCATAGCCGTCAACCGCGCCGCCAACGCCCGTTCCCTCGGACACGACCGTCTGCATGCACGATGTCACCTGGGATGCGGCGTCCTCAGAAATCGCGCGTTCGCCTTCGCCCCAGTCCTTCTCGTCGCCTTTGCTGGACTTATAGAAGTGCGGGGTCATCATCACGCCGCCGTTGGCGATGCCGCCCACGGCACGTGCGATCTCAATCGGCGAGACGGACAGCGCCTGTCCAAAGCTCATCGAACCCAGCGTGGCGCCGTCATACTGGTCACGCTCCTTGACGATGCCCAGGCTCTCGCCCGGAAAATCGACACCGGAGCTGTGACCTATGCCCCACTTGTCCACATAGGCGGCAAAGTCATCCGCACCGATCTTGCGCCCCACCAGGACAAAGCCCACGTTGGACGAACGGCGCATCATCTCGCGCACATCCATGGTCATGGCATAGTCGCGCTTGTCGGCATCGGTGACGGTATCGTCACCCACCTTGATGCTCGCCGGCACCTCAAACGACGTACTCGATCGCACGACGCCCAAGTCGAAGCCGGCGCCCGCCACGAGCGTCTTAAAGACCGAGCCGGGCTCGTAGGCGTCGGTGACCAGGCGCAAGTTCATATCCTCGGTCTTGGCGTTTTCCAGATCGGTCTGGTCGTAGGTCGGGTACGAGCAGGCGGCGAGAATTTCACCAGTCGTGGGGTCGGTGACCAAAGCCGAGCCGTTCTTGGCCTTTGTCTTCTCGACAGCCTCCGCCAAAGCATCCTCAGCCGCTCGCTGCATATTGACGTCGAGCGTCGTCACGATGTCAACGCCGTCGACCGCAGCCACCTTTTTATAGGCACCGCCCGCGATATAGCTGCCGTCCCTCGCGCGCTCGCGCACGAGGGTACCATTCGTGCCGGTCAGAAGCTTGTTGTATTGCTTTTCGAGACCCGTCAAGCCGTCGTTGTCTACATTCACTACACCCAGCACCTGCGATGCCAGATTGCCGTATGGATATACGCGCTTCATGGCCTGCTCAAAAAGCACGCCGGGCAGGTTCTTCTTCTCCAGCGCCGCAGCATCGTCTTCGTCCACCTGGCGCTTGATATACACCCAGGTGCCATCGGACTCGACGAGCTTGCGGCAGGTCTTTTTATCGATTCCAGTTGCCTTGACCAGCGCCGACACCGTCTTGTCAACATCCTCGACAAGCTGCGGGTTCACGGCGATGTTGCGACATTCGACCGACGACGCCAGCACGTTACCGTTGCGGTCGTAGATGGTGCCGCGCTTGGCATAGAGGGTCTGTGCAAGCAGGCGGCGCGCATCGGCACGCTCGCGCAGTTTATCGGCTTCGACAATTTGATAGTCGGCAAGGCGAAAGACGCCCAAGCTCAAACCAAGCCCGATGAAGCCCATGATGGCTTTGCGGCGAGGCAGAGGCGTGCCTGTGAGCCATTCGGTCGACGAACTCTTGCGCGACCTGGTGTTATGCATTTGAGGGCCGTCCGAGCCGCGAAGTCGCGACGCCGGGTCGTTGCCACGGGACTGCCCGGCGTTGTAAGATTGCCGACCCGTTCCTTGATAACCAGAACGTCCCCGCGACGAGGGACGTCCAGAACCGCGGCCCCCATCGGAACCGCGGCGATAGTCATTTGTCATACTCAGCTACCGTCTTGCTACTGAGCGGTCGCGGTCGCGTTGGCGCCCGCGGCTGCATCCTGCGAAAAGTCAAGTGTAACGCTCTCGCTGGGCTCCACCATGCCATAAGCGCCCGCAAGGTCGCGAATGCGCGTGTCGGCGCCATAGACCGAATGCATGACCTCCAGGTCGGAGCTCTCATCGGTCGCCTTTTCGAGCGTGCTGGTAAGCTCGGCGTTGCTGTTGAGCACCTGGGCCGTAACGCCGGCGAGCGCCACGCGGGCGACGCCGATCGTCATGAAGATAGCCGCAATGATGCAAAACGTTTTAAGAACGCTCATGAAAACCGGGCTTACCGCCTGGTTTGCCTGACGGCCCGCGCCCGTGTAGACATCAAAGCGCGGCGCGCGCTGCTCACGGGGAGCAACGGGGGCCTGCGGCGTCTCACGATAGGCGGGCATGGCGTTCATATCATAGGCGAGTGCTGCGCTTGAAGTGTTGTAGCCCATGATATGCCGCCTCCCATCCCGAGTACGTTGGTAGTGTGTTTAAGCTTCGTTTATGGTGCGAGCGGGAGGTCCAATATCGCGCGGTCGCGCCTACAGACGCTGCGCCACGCGGATTTTGGCTGATCTCGCCCGAGGGTTGCGCTCAACCTCATCAGGCTGGGCAACCAAGGGTTTGCGGGTGATGACCTTGAGTATCGGCACGTTGCCGCACACGCACACCGGAATCTCCGGCGGACACGTGCACCCCTGGCTCATCTCCTTAAAGTGGTTCTTTACGATACGGTCCTCGAGCGAGTGATACGAGATGACGCAGATACATCCGCCCGGGTTGAGCCACCTGGTGGCGGCATCAAGCCCTCGTTCGAGCACATCGAGCTCGTGATTGACCTCGATGCGAATGGCCTGGAAACTTTTCTTGGCCGGGTGTCCGCCATGCCGACGAGCGGCAGCCGGGATACCCGCCTTGATGATCTCGACAAATTGGCCGGTGGTTTCGATCGGTTCTTGCTCGCGGCGGCGCACGATCTCGCGCGCAATCTGCGAGGCGAACTTCTCTTCTCCGTAGACGCGTAGAATCCGGGCGAGGTCGTGTTCGTTATAGGTGTTGATGACCTCAGCTGCGTTTAAGGTGTTATTACCCGGATCCATCCGCATGTCCAATGGGGCGTCCTCGTTATACGAAAAGCCCCTGCCAGGGATATCGAGTTGCGGTGACGAAACGCCCAAATCGAACAGGAAGCCATCGACCCCGGGCACCTCGGCCGAGCAAAGCAGCTCGTCCAAGTCGCCGAAGTTGCCCTTCAGCAGCTGGTGCGGAACGCCGGGAACCTCGCGGTCCAGACGGGCACCAGCGGCCTCGAGGGCCATGTCGTCCTGATCGACGCCGAGCAAAAGGCCCGTCTCCCCCACCTGCGCGGCCATCTTTACCGAATGGCCGGCACCGCCAAGGGTGCAATCGCAGACAACGGAGCCGCTCTTTAGCCGCAGCGACTCAAGCACTTCGCCGAGCATGACAGGTTCATGCCGATATTCTTGTGTCAAGATCCCACGCTCCATCCGTTACCCGTGCCTTGCCCTTACGAGAAGAAGAGGTCCAGCAGGGCCTCATCGTCATCGTCCTCATCGGCCGCGGCGCGATCCCAAACCTCAAGGTGGTCGTAGTTGCCCACAACCGTGACCTCGCGGTCGAGGTTCGCCTGCTTGCGGAGAGACTCGGAAAGACCGATACGACCGGCGCTGTCCACGTCCATCGACGTGGTGCGCTTGTTGATCGCCCT
Protein-coding regions in this window:
- a CDS encoding penicillin-binding protein 2, with product MGFIGLGLSLGVFRLADYQIVEADKLRERADARRLLAQTLYAKRGTIYDRNGNVLASSVECRNIAVNPQLVEDVDKTVSALVKATGIDKKTCRKLVESDGTWVYIKRQVDEDDAAALEKKNLPGVLFEQAMKRVYPYGNLASQVLGVVNVDNDGLTGLEKQYNKLLTGTNGTLVRERARDGSYIAGGAYKKVAAVDGVDIVTTLDVNMQRAAEDALAEAVEKTKAKNGSALVTDPTTGEILAACSYPTYDQTDLENAKTEDMNLRLVTDAYEPGSVFKTLVAGAGFDLGVVRSSTSFEVPASIKVGDDTVTDADKRDYAMTMDVREMMRRSSNVGFVLVGRKIGADDFAAYVDKWGIGHSSGVDFPGESLGIVKERDQYDGATLGSMSFGQALSVSPIEIARAVGGIANGGVMMTPHFYKSSKGDEKDWGEGERAISEDAASQVTSCMQTVVSEGTGVGGAVDGYDVAGKTGTAERADENGGYLKENYMSSFMGFAPAQSPKVLCYITLDGTPSGSDAAAVPFQSIMANALDVLGIPHTK
- a CDS encoding UDP-N-acetylmuramoyl-tripeptide--D-alanyl-D-alanine ligase, with amino-acid sequence MIEIAVNNLAAATGARTVTGEADRVCRGCVIDSRQVEEGTIFVAFPGENVDGNDFASRAVQSGAGAVVMTREPEAELVSLAQDKGCAILLTDDPEDFLLRLAHTYRLELGCLVVGITGSIGKTTTKDVLAAVLAKRYRVWATKGNFNNLIGMPLTVLSAPADTEVLVLEMGMNHFHEIERLSQSANPNLAVVSKIGTSHIGILGSRENIARAKAEIVQGMCAAGDFLPLLVLGGEDDFTPFIRDTFAQPAGIDVMLAGVSDDDEVRARDIRVDDEGRPVFTLDFGQGETIDTMLAIPGVQSVPNAVKAAAVAYRLGVTPEQIDAAFRGLTITGHRQEIKRAKSGARVIDDSYNASAESMAAGLDLLCSLSCTGSRMAILGEMGEMGDEAPRMHELVGAYAAAKKLDMLACVGGELAQLMADAARMMGMDEDRIQVFSDYQQVLDRMGGALEKHDVVLVKGSRFVELDRFVEGVC
- the rsmH gene encoding 16S rRNA (cytosine(1402)-N(4))-methyltransferase RsmH, which encodes MERGILTQEYRHEPVMLGEVLESLRLKSGSVVCDCTLGGAGHSVKMAAQVGETGLLLGVDQDDMALEAAGARLDREVPGVPHQLLKGNFGDLDELLCSAEVPGVDGFLFDLGVSSPQLDIPGRGFSYNEDAPLDMRMDPGNNTLNAAEVINTYNEHDLARILRVYGEEKFASQIAREIVRRREQEPIETTGQFVEIIKAGIPAAARRHGGHPAKKSFQAIRIEVNHELDVLERGLDAATRWLNPGGCICVISYHSLEDRIVKNHFKEMSQGCTCPPEIPVCVCGNVPILKVITRKPLVAQPDEVERNPRARSAKIRVAQRL